The Imtechella halotolerans DNA window TTGGAATAGGTACTAGTCAGGTAGCACAAGTATTCGCCAGCCAGTGTTTACTTCTTTCCAAACCAAAAAGTATGAGAATTACCGTCAATGGAAGCTTAAAAAAAGGGGTACTTCCGAAAGATGTAATTCTCTACATCATATCTAAACTAGGCACCAATTCAGGTACTGGATATTTCTGTGAATACGCAGGTGATGTCTTTAAAAATATGAGTATGGAAGGTCGCATGACCGTGTGTAATATGAGCATCGAAATGGGTGCTCGTGGTGGAATGATTGCTCCCGACGAAACTACCTTTGCCTACATTAAGGACCGTGAATTTGCTCCTAAAGGAGCCGATTTCGAATCGAAGGTAGCCTATTGGAAAACACTTCCTACTGACGAAGGAGCTGTTTTTGACAAAGAATATGAATTTGATGCCGCAGATATACTTCCAATGGTAACCTATGGTACAAATCCAGGGATGGGAATAAAGATTAATGATACTATTCCCGACAATATTGGAGATGCTTCATTTGAGAAGGCTCTAGATTACATGGGATTTGAAAAAGGGGAAAGTTTAGTAAATAAAGAAGTCAACTATGTATTTATAGGAAGTTGCACGAATTCTAGAATTGAAGACTTTAGAATTGTAGCGGAGTATATTAAAGGAAAGCAAAAGGCTTCAAATGTGAATGCTTTAATAGTTCCTGGCTCACAGCAGGTAGCCAAACAAATTATTGAAGAAGGTCTAACAACAATTTTTCAAGATGCTGGATTTGAAATCCGTCAACCAGGCTGTTCAGCTTGTTTAGGTATGAATGAAGATAAAGTACCGGCAGGCCAGTACTGTGTATCCACTTCTAATAGGAATTTTGAAGGACGACAAGGGCAAGGCGCAAGAACCATTTTAGCAAGCCCTCTAGTTGCAGCTGCCACCGCAATAGCAGGAAAAATTGTTGATGTAACACAACAAATGAACTAACTATGGAGAAATTTATAAAACTACAGTCGACAGCAGTACCGCTACCTATTGAGAATATTGATACCGATCAAATAATACCTGCTCGTTTTCTTAAAGCGACCAATAAGGTAGGATTTGGAAACAATTTATTTAGAGATTGGCGTTACGACAGTAATGATACGCCCATTAACTCTTTTATTTTGAATGATAACACCTATAGTGGTAGCATTTTAGTAGCAGGAGACAATTTTGGATGTGGAAGTAGCCGTGAACATGCAGCTTGGGCTTTGGCTGATTATGGATTTAAAGTAATTATTTCAAGCTATTTTGCTGATATTTTTAAAGGAAACGCCTTAAATAATGGCTTATTACCCATACAGGTAAGTCCAGAATTCCTAAAAACCATCTTGGCATCCATACAAGAGAATCCAGTTAGTACACTGACCATTGATCTTGAAGCTCAAACATTATGGATAGATGGTAGTAATTTATCTGAATCCTTTGAAATTGACAGTTACAAAAAGCTATGTCTGATTAATGGATATGATGACATTGATTTTCTAATCAGCCAGAAGGAGGCCATTGAAAATTTTGAACAGAAACGTGTAAAATCCCTTTAAGACAATCGTATGAAACTAAAAATAGCAGTTTTGGCAGGTGATGGAATAGGTCCGGAAGTGACTGCACAAGCCATTAAGTCCCTAAAAGCAATCGCAGATGTATATGGGCATAGTTTTGAATTTCAAGAAGCATTAGTAGGTGCCTGCGCAATTGATGCCACAGGAAATCCTCTTCCTAAAGAAACGTTATCCTTATGTGAGCAGAGTGATGCAGTACTTTTTGGTGCCATTGGACATCCTAAATATGACAACGACCCTTCAGCGAAAGTACGTCCTGAACAGGGACTACTTGCATTACGCAAATCTTTGGGACTTTTCACTAATATACGTCCTGTCAAAGCCTACCCAACACTACTAGAAAAGTCACCTTTAAAAAGAGAAATTATAGAAGGAACGGACTTTACGATATACAGAGAACTTACGGGAGGTATTTACTTCGGAGAGAAAAAGTTAAACTCAGAAGGAACTATAGCTTCTGACTTATGCGAATACTCTGAGGGTGAAATTGAACGCATAGCTCACCTTGCATTTAAAGCGGCAAGGCAAAGAAGAAAAAAACTTACGTTAGTAGACAAAGCCAATGTTCTGGAAACTTCACGTTTATGGAGAAAAGTAGTTACCCAGCTTGGTAAAAGTTATGAGGATGTAACCCTTGACTATTTATTTGTGGATAATGCTGCCATGCAAATGATTCTGAATCCAAGTCAATTTGATGTTATCCTAACTGAAAATATGTTTGGAGATATTATTTCAGATGAAGGTAGCGTTATTGGCGGGTCAATTGGCCTATTAGCCTCTGCATCTGTAGGCGAAGGAAGTGCTATGTTTGAACCAATTCACGGTTCATACCCGCAAGCCACAGGAAAGAATATTGCTAATCCTATAGCATCGATTTTAAGTGCTGCCATGCTTCTGGAACATTTTGGCTTAAAGGAAGAAGCGCAAACTATTCAAAGTGCCGTAGAATTTGCATTAGAGAAAAATGTGGTAACTACAGATTTACACCAAGAGAGCACCTATGGTACTATACAGGTAGGTGATTTTATTGCACATTGTATCGCAGAAACTGATTCAATCAGTGCTGTAAATCATGAAAATATAAATGTTGGTCAATCAACCATCATTTAGTAATTAGTTAGTTTAGAATTTAGAGTTCATTAAAAAGCCACACCCTAGGTGTGGCTTTTTAGCTATAAGTACCTTTCAAAACATATGTACCTATAATACTTATGTAAATGAAATTAAATTCTTATGATTTTCCTATCTCAATGCTCCTTGATCATCTAATAGAAAACAGTCCTTACTGATACTAGACCATCAAATTACAAAGGAGATCCTACAGGTATATCACAGCGATGTCCTGGTTGCCCATGTGGTGGATTAGTTCCTGGAGCCACATTTCCTGTATTCTGAGGAACCTGTGTTTGAATTTGGGCTGGGGTTGTAGTTGTACTACTTGGTTGTCCATTTAATGGTGATCCCACTGGAATATCACAACGATGTCCTGGTTGCCCATGTGGTGGATTAACGGCTGCTGTAGTAGTATTCGTATTTCCAGTAGGAACCGTTTGGTTAGGCTGAATCCCAAAGGTTTTTACCTGATTTTCAGGTTCATTATATCCTTCTATCTGTTTTGATGAAGCTTGTTTCTCTGAAAAAGAAAAGTAGCCTACGGCACCTATTGCGACAACAGCTCCTATAAGCATCCATTGTTTTCCTTTTATTCTCATAATCATTCAGTTTGGTTTGTGATTCATACAAATGTAATGAAAATTTTGTAAGAATGGTATTGCGCAAAACTGTTAAAGCCTCCCATCGATATGTATAGGAGGCTTTACTTTGTCATTTATAGACTGTTTACAAAATGTAATCAGTACTCATAAAATTAGAAACTTTTGTTTTTAAGAGATTCTCAAGGATCTGATTATTATACGCATTGTCCTTAGAGGCTACAAAGGTTCTAATAGAAAAAGACCTCAATGCATCATGAACACTTAAGGTAGCCACTGCCGAATCCTTACGACCTGTAAAAGGGAATACATCTGGACCACGTTGACAGGCACTGTTTAAATTAACACGACATACAAGATTCACTAAGGTGTCAATTAAGGGTGATAACTCATACACATCTTTACCAAAAAGGCTCACCTGTTGACCATAATTGGAGTCTGCAATTTCATCTAACAATACTTGGATATCATTAAATGGTTTTACCGGAATAACAGGACCGAATTGTTCTTCTTGATACACATGCATTTCTTTGGTTACTGGGAACAAAACTGCTGGAAATATAAAATTATCGGTTCTTTCGCCCCCTCTTTTATTGAGAATTTTCGCCCCTTTTGCTAAAGCATCATCTATTAATTCTTGAATATATTCTGGTTTATCTGGTTCTGGCAGGGGAGTCAATTTAACCCCTTCTTCCCATGGATTTCCAAACTTCATGGCATCCACACGTGCTGTAAACTGTTCCAAAAATGTATCTTGAATTTGCTCATGAACATGTACAAGTTTTAATGCAGTACATCGCTGTCCATTAAATGATAGTGTTCCAGTTATACATTCATCAATGGTAAGATTCATATCAGCATCTGGAAGGACCACTGCAGGGTTTTTAGCCTCTAGACCTAAAACCAATCGCAAACGATTTTTATTTGGATGTTGATCCTGTAAGGCAATCGCTGATTTACTATTTCCTATTAAAGCCAATACATCTATTCGACCCGACTTCATAATGGGTGCAGCTACCTCTCTACCCCTACCATAAATAATGTTTACTACTCCTTTTGGAAAACTAGACCGAAAGGCCTCCAATAAAGGTGAAATTAATAAAACACCATGTTTAGCAGGTTTAAATATGGCAGTATTTCCCATAATTAAGGCTGGAATAAGCAAGGCAAAGGTTTCATTTAGTGGATAATTATAAGGACCCAGGCAAAGAACGACCCCTAGTGGACCACGTCTAATATGCGCATAAACCCCGTCTCTTTTAGAAAATTTAGCACTATCTCTATCTAACTGTTTATATTCTTCAATGGTGTCATATATATATTCTACAGTTCTATCAAATTCCTTTTGAGAATCACCTAGAGTTTTACCAATTTCCCACATGAGTAATTTTACAACTACTTCTCTTTGAGACTCCATTTGTTTGACAAATTTCTCCATACATTCAATGCGGTCAGCTACTTTCATCGTAGGCCACAAACCCTGTCCTTTATGATACGCATCGCAAGCGGAGGTTAAAGCTTCTAAGGCTTCATTCTCCCCCATAGAAGGAATGCTTCCCAATAAAGTAGGTTGGTACGATTCTGTTGAAGAAATCGAAGAATATACGTTTGTTGTTGTGCCTGTCCAAGGCTTTAATTGTCCATTTACAAGATAGGTGTTTTGATGTAAAGGCTCTTTAATTTGGTAGGCTTCAGGCACCTGTACTTGAAGTGTGCTCATTTAAAAAGTTTTTCTCGGTTAGTAATTTTTTCTTTTTCATAGCCTTCTTTCAAAGACATGTTAAATTTACAAAACTATGAGGTGATGACTTCATTAAAAAATTAATAAATCTGTTTCATATACATTGAGAATCCTAAGATGTGTGATAATCTGTTGGTATCGTTTGTTTATACTAAAAACTGAAACAAATCCGGTTTATTATTGAGATAATCACCGTAAAAATTGCGTTTTTTCATACGCTCCACCAAGGGAGCTAAATCTGCTTCGGTTTTTAATTCTATTCCTACCACAGCCGGACCATTTTCTCTATTGTGCTTTTTAGAATATTCAAAATGAGTAATATCATCATTAGGTCCTAAAATTTCAGCGACAAACTCCTTTAGTGCACCAGCTCTTTGAGGAAAGCGAACAATAAAATAATGCTTTAAATTAGCATGTAATAAAGCACGCTCTTTAATTTCAGCAGTACGCGTGATATCATTATTACTTCCACTAACAACACAGACAACATTCTTACCCTTTATCTCATCCTTAAATTGATCTAAAGCTGATAAAGTTAAGGCTCCAGCAGGTTCAACTACAATAGCATCCTTATTATATAACTCAAGGATCGTTTGACATACCTTTCCTTCAGACACTGTAATCATAGCATCTAAATGTTGCTGACAAATTGCAAATGTTTTATCGCCAACTCGTTGAACAGCGGCCCCATCGACAAATTTTTCAATCTGTGGCAATTCCACCGGTTCTCCATACAAAAAAGCTTTTTGCATAGATGGTGCGCCTTCAGGCTCCACTCCTATGACTTTAGTAGTTGGAGAAATTAATTTAATAACCGAAGAAACACCAGAGGCCAATCCCCCTCCACCTACAGGAACAAATATATAATCAATAGTCTCGGATGACTGCGATAGAATTTCCAAGGCTACAGTTGCTTGCCCTTCAATAACTTTCTCATCATCAAAGGGATGCACAAATGTTTTTTGTTCCGCCTGACAATTGATCATCGCTGCTTTGTATGAATCATCAAATGTATCTCCTTTCAAAACAATAGACACAAATGATTCTCCAAACATTTCTACCTGCTCAACTTTTTGTTTTGGAGTTGGGGAAGGCATGTAAATGGTTCCTTGAATTCCTAAAAGTTTACAGGATAAAGCAACACCTTGGGCATGATTTCCTGCACTGGCACAAACAATTCCTCGCTGTTTTTCTTCTTCTGTTAATGTACTTATTTTATTATAAGCACCTCTAATTTTGTACGAACGTACCAATTGTAAATCCTCCCGTTTGAGCATAATGTTAGAATGAAACGCTTTGGAATAGGTTAAACTATTCATTAAGGGAGTCACCGCAACCACTCCTTGAAGCGTATTTGCAGCGCGTTTCACATGCTCTAAGTGAGGTACATACAGGTCTTTAGTTTTCATAGCAATTTATCCGACTAATTCACTCGGGAGGTTTACAATCAGTTAATTCAGTTTAAACAATCTTTATCATGGCAGTCATTGATTCTCGTAACCAAGCTCCAACTTCCTCAATTGGATGATTACGAATGGCCGCATTAACAGCAATTAATCCTTGATTATCTACTGCATTATCCTTTGAAAATGGTTTTCCTATTACTTGAGTAGATACATTTTCCATGAATTCTTTTAAAAGTGGCTTACAGGCATGATCAAACAGATAACAACCATATTCTGCTGTATCAGAAATCACACGATTCATTTCGAACAATTTTTTACGTGCAATGGTATTAGCAATTAAGGGTGTTTCATGTAATGATTCATAATAGGCTGACTCTTCAATAATCCCCGCTTCAGTCATGGTTTCAAAAGCTAATTCTACACCTGATTTTACGAATGCTACCATTAAAGTTGCATTGTCAAAGTACTCTTGTTCTGGTAGTGATTCAGATAAGGCTTCTGTCTTCTCAAATGCAGTTTCACCTGTAGCTTTTCGCCAAGTGAGCAAGTTGATATCATCATTGGCCCAGTCTTCCATCATAGTTTTCGAAAAATGTCCACTCATAATATCATCCATATGCTTTTGAAATAATGGACGTAAAATTGTTTTTAGTTCTTCAGAAAGACGAAAGGCCTCTATTTTAGCAGGATTGGATAGACGATCCATCATATGAGTTATTCCTCCATGCTTTAAAGCCTCTGTTATAACTTCCCATCCGTATTGGATTAAACGAGCTGCGTAGGCCGGAGCTACACCATTTGCTACCATTTTATCAAAGGAAAGGATAGAACCTGTTTGCAACAAACCACAAAGAATAGTTTGCTCTCCCATTAAATCTGATTTCACCTCGGCCACAAAAGAAGAACGCAATACACCTGCACGATGTCCGCCAGTGGCTACTGCATATGCTTTAGCCTGATCTAGCCCTTTTCCCTCCGGATCATTCTCCGGGTGTACCGCAATAAGAGTTGGAACTCCAAATCCTCTTTTATACTCTTCCCTTACTTCTGAACCTGGGCATTTAGGTGCCACCATTATAACGGTTAAATCTTTTCGAATTTGCATTCCTTCCTCTACAATATTAAACCCATGAGAATAGGATAAAGTAGCACCATTCTTCATTAATGGCATGATTGCATTAACAACCTGAGTATGTTGCTTGTCAGGGGTTAAATTACACACTAAATCTGCTTGTGGAATTAATTCTTCATAGGTTCCAACAGCAAATCCATTGCTTATTGCATTTTGAAAAGAGGCTCTTTTTTCAGCGATAGCTTCCGATCGTAATGCATAGGATATATCGAGTCCACTATCACGCATGTTAAGCCCTTGATTAAGCCCTTGAGCTCCACAACCTACAATAACTACTTTTTTTCCTTTAAGGACATCAATGCCATTAGCAAACTCAGAGGCTTCCATAAACTCACAAACACCTAGCTGATTTAATTGCTCTCGTAAGGATAGGGTATTAAAATAATTCGTCATTTCTATTTAATTAAACTTTATTATTAGATTTTTTAATGTGCTTTATACTTCTTCAGCTTCTTGAAACTCACGTAACATTGCTGAAATCTTCATTTCTGCCTTAGAAACTGAAATACGCCCTGATCGGACAAACTGCATAATTCCAAATGGCTTCAATTGTTGATATAATTCTTCGATTTCATTACGTCTACCAGATTTTGAAATCACAAAAAAGTCGCGAGAAACGGTCACTATTGTTGCATTACTTACTTTTATAATATTCTGGATTTGACGTTCATCGAACAATAAATGAGAGGCTATTTTAAACAAGGCACTTTCTTGAAAAATAGTTTCCTCATCTGTATGATAAAAAGCTTTTATTACTTCTATCTGCTTCTCAATTTGTCCAACAATATTCTTTACCCAGTGTTCAGTTGTATTTACCACAATGACAAACCGTGACACATTTT harbors:
- the leuC gene encoding 3-isopropylmalate dehydratase large subunit — protein: MEKKTLFDKVWDSHVVTTVPNGPHVLYIDKHLIHEVTSPQAFDELQQRNIPLFRPDQIVATADHNVPTQDQHLPIKDALSKNQVEQLTKNCEKHGVTLYGLGHPYQGIVHVIAPELGITQPGMTMVCGDSHTSTHGAFGTIAFGIGTSQVAQVFASQCLLLSKPKSMRITVNGSLKKGVLPKDVILYIISKLGTNSGTGYFCEYAGDVFKNMSMEGRMTVCNMSIEMGARGGMIAPDETTFAYIKDREFAPKGADFESKVAYWKTLPTDEGAVFDKEYEFDAADILPMVTYGTNPGMGIKINDTIPDNIGDASFEKALDYMGFEKGESLVNKEVNYVFIGSCTNSRIEDFRIVAEYIKGKQKASNVNALIVPGSQQVAKQIIEEGLTTIFQDAGFEIRQPGCSACLGMNEDKVPAGQYCVSTSNRNFEGRQGQGARTILASPLVAAATAIAGKIVDVTQQMN
- the leuD gene encoding 3-isopropylmalate dehydratase small subunit, translating into MEKFIKLQSTAVPLPIENIDTDQIIPARFLKATNKVGFGNNLFRDWRYDSNDTPINSFILNDNTYSGSILVAGDNFGCGSSREHAAWALADYGFKVIISSYFADIFKGNALNNGLLPIQVSPEFLKTILASIQENPVSTLTIDLEAQTLWIDGSNLSESFEIDSYKKLCLINGYDDIDFLISQKEAIENFEQKRVKSL
- the leuB gene encoding 3-isopropylmalate dehydrogenase, with amino-acid sequence MKLKIAVLAGDGIGPEVTAQAIKSLKAIADVYGHSFEFQEALVGACAIDATGNPLPKETLSLCEQSDAVLFGAIGHPKYDNDPSAKVRPEQGLLALRKSLGLFTNIRPVKAYPTLLEKSPLKREIIEGTDFTIYRELTGGIYFGEKKLNSEGTIASDLCEYSEGEIERIAHLAFKAARQRRKKLTLVDKANVLETSRLWRKVVTQLGKSYEDVTLDYLFVDNAAMQMILNPSQFDVILTENMFGDIISDEGSVIGGSIGLLASASVGEGSAMFEPIHGSYPQATGKNIANPIASILSAAMLLEHFGLKEEAQTIQSAVEFALEKNVVTTDLHQESTYGTIQVGDFIAHCIAETDSISAVNHENINVGQSTII
- a CDS encoding NADP-dependent glyceraldehyde-3-phosphate dehydrogenase, with product MSTLQVQVPEAYQIKEPLHQNTYLVNGQLKPWTGTTTNVYSSISSTESYQPTLLGSIPSMGENEALEALTSACDAYHKGQGLWPTMKVADRIECMEKFVKQMESQREVVVKLLMWEIGKTLGDSQKEFDRTVEYIYDTIEEYKQLDRDSAKFSKRDGVYAHIRRGPLGVVLCLGPYNYPLNETFALLIPALIMGNTAIFKPAKHGVLLISPLLEAFRSSFPKGVVNIIYGRGREVAAPIMKSGRIDVLALIGNSKSAIALQDQHPNKNRLRLVLGLEAKNPAVVLPDADMNLTIDECITGTLSFNGQRCTALKLVHVHEQIQDTFLEQFTARVDAMKFGNPWEEGVKLTPLPEPDKPEYIQELIDDALAKGAKILNKRGGERTDNFIFPAVLFPVTKEMHVYQEEQFGPVIPVKPFNDIQVLLDEIADSNYGQQVSLFGKDVYELSPLIDTLVNLVCRVNLNSACQRGPDVFPFTGRKDSAVATLSVHDALRSFSIRTFVASKDNAYNNQILENLLKTKVSNFMSTDYIL
- the ilvA gene encoding threonine ammonia-lyase IlvA, which encodes MKTKDLYVPHLEHVKRAANTLQGVVAVTPLMNSLTYSKAFHSNIMLKREDLQLVRSYKIRGAYNKISTLTEEEKQRGIVCASAGNHAQGVALSCKLLGIQGTIYMPSPTPKQKVEQVEMFGESFVSIVLKGDTFDDSYKAAMINCQAEQKTFVHPFDDEKVIEGQATVALEILSQSSETIDYIFVPVGGGGLASGVSSVIKLISPTTKVIGVEPEGAPSMQKAFLYGEPVELPQIEKFVDGAAVQRVGDKTFAICQQHLDAMITVSEGKVCQTILELYNKDAIVVEPAGALTLSALDQFKDEIKGKNVVCVVSGSNNDITRTAEIKERALLHANLKHYFIVRFPQRAGALKEFVAEILGPNDDITHFEYSKKHNRENGPAVVGIELKTEADLAPLVERMKKRNFYGDYLNNKPDLFQFLV
- the ilvC gene encoding ketol-acid reductoisomerase translates to MTNYFNTLSLREQLNQLGVCEFMEASEFANGIDVLKGKKVVIVGCGAQGLNQGLNMRDSGLDISYALRSEAIAEKRASFQNAISNGFAVGTYEELIPQADLVCNLTPDKQHTQVVNAIMPLMKNGATLSYSHGFNIVEEGMQIRKDLTVIMVAPKCPGSEVREEYKRGFGVPTLIAVHPENDPEGKGLDQAKAYAVATGGHRAGVLRSSFVAEVKSDLMGEQTILCGLLQTGSILSFDKMVANGVAPAYAARLIQYGWEVITEALKHGGITHMMDRLSNPAKIEAFRLSEELKTILRPLFQKHMDDIMSGHFSKTMMEDWANDDINLLTWRKATGETAFEKTEALSESLPEQEYFDNATLMVAFVKSGVELAFETMTEAGIIEESAYYESLHETPLIANTIARKKLFEMNRVISDTAEYGCYLFDHACKPLLKEFMENVSTQVIGKPFSKDNAVDNQGLIAVNAAIRNHPIEEVGAWLRESMTAMIKIV
- the ilvN gene encoding acetolactate synthase small subunit, with the translated sequence MENRTYTISVYSENNVGLLNRISGIFLKRHINIESLNVSSSEIENVSRFVIVVNTTEHWVKNIVGQIEKQIEVIKAFYHTDEETIFQESALFKIASHLLFDERQIQNIIKVSNATIVTVSRDFFVISKSGRRNEIEELYQQLKPFGIMQFVRSGRISVSKAEMKISAMLREFQEAEEV